One Gemmatimonadota bacterium DNA window includes the following coding sequences:
- a CDS encoding MBL fold metallo-hydrolase, translating into MHTLLAPLLLALLGSPAPPAVGAPDSTIVVLLGTGMPYPDPKAQGPATAVVVGTRIFLFDAGPGVMRQMTAAGLPVRGGPVTRLFLTHLHSDHTLGLPDLILTSWVMGRPRPLAIVGPPGTQAMTDHILAAWAEDITVRTDGLERAIPGGQKVAVREISGSVTVYDSAGVTITAVPVPHGNWKTAFAYRIDAPGKSILISGDTRPSEALERAAKGVDILIHEVYPEVRLKPEPRPGGDAWPRYMKAFHTSDRELGAIAQRVGPKLLVLYHVVRMGGTDEELLAGVRAGGFIGRTVVGKDLNRY; encoded by the coding sequence ATGCACACGCTGCTCGCCCCGCTGCTGCTGGCCCTGTTGGGCTCCCCGGCGCCGCCCGCCGTCGGGGCGCCCGATTCCACGATCGTGGTGCTGCTGGGGACCGGGATGCCGTATCCCGATCCCAAGGCGCAGGGCCCCGCCACGGCCGTGGTGGTCGGCACCCGCATCTTCCTCTTCGACGCGGGGCCCGGCGTGATGCGCCAGATGACCGCGGCGGGACTGCCCGTCCGCGGCGGGCCGGTCACCCGGCTCTTCCTGACCCACCTGCACAGCGACCACACCCTGGGCCTGCCGGACCTCATCCTCACCTCGTGGGTGATGGGCCGGCCGCGGCCGCTCGCGATCGTGGGGCCGCCCGGCACCCAGGCCATGACGGATCACATCCTCGCCGCCTGGGCCGAGGACATCACGGTCCGCACCGACGGACTGGAGCGCGCCATCCCCGGCGGCCAGAAGGTGGCGGTGCGCGAGATCAGCGGCAGCGTCACCGTCTACGACTCGGCCGGGGTGACCATCACCGCCGTGCCGGTCCCGCACGGCAACTGGAAGACGGCGTTTGCCTACCGGATCGACGCGCCGGGCAAGTCGATCCTCATTTCGGGCGATACCCGGCCCAGCGAGGCGCTGGAGCGCGCCGCCAAAGGCGTCGACATCCTGATCCACGAGGTCTATCCCGAGGTGCGCCTCAAGCCCGAGCCGCGCCCCGGTGGCGACGCCTGGCCCCGGTACATGAAGGCCTTCCATACCTCGGACCGCGAGCTCGGCGCCATCGCCCAGCGGGTCGGGCCGAAGCTGCTGGTGCTGTACCACGTGGTGCGCATGGGCGGGACCGACGAGGAGCTGCTGGCGGGCGTGCGGGCCGGCGGGTTCATCGGCCGGACGGTGGTCGGCAAGGACCTCAATCGCTACTAG
- a CDS encoding copper homeostasis protein CutC, with translation MKSLILVEACVESVAGAVAAERAGAGRLELCSGLAEGGVTPSAGLVRAVRERVTIPVQVLLRPRPGSFVHDDGDVAAMLADLRDLKLAGADGVVLGSLTPDHLVDRETVARLAERARPLGVAFHRAIDRTPDLGAALATLAELGIERVLTSGGAATALAGAPALAALQRRFGATVTILAGGGVRHDSVRRLVAETGVTEVHLGPRLPGGAGLDVAELAAVIAALRD, from the coding sequence ATGAAGTCCCTCATCCTGGTCGAGGCCTGCGTCGAGTCGGTGGCTGGCGCCGTGGCGGCGGAGCGGGCCGGCGCCGGGCGGCTCGAACTCTGCTCCGGGCTCGCGGAGGGGGGCGTGACGCCGAGTGCGGGGCTGGTCCGCGCGGTGCGGGAGCGGGTGACGATCCCGGTGCAGGTGCTGCTGCGGCCGCGGCCGGGCTCGTTCGTGCACGACGATGGCGACGTGGCCGCCATGCTCGCCGACCTGCGCGACCTCAAGCTGGCGGGCGCCGACGGCGTGGTGCTCGGCAGCCTCACCCCGGATCACCTGGTGGACCGTGAGACCGTGGCCCGCCTGGCGGAGCGGGCCCGGCCCCTGGGCGTGGCGTTCCACCGGGCCATCGACCGCACCCCGGACCTGGGCGCGGCCCTGGCCACCCTGGCGGAGCTCGGGATCGAACGGGTGCTCACCTCTGGCGGCGCCGCCACCGCGCTGGCCGGCGCGCCGGCGCTGGCCGCCCTGCAGCGCCGCTTCGGCGCCACGGTTACGATCCTGGCCGGCGGCGGCGTGCGGCACGACTCCGTCAGGCGCCTCGTGGCCGAGACGGGCGTGACGGAGGTGCACCTCGGGCCGCGGCTCCCCGGCGGGGCCGGCCTCGACGTGGCCGAACTGGCCGCGGTCATCGCCGCGCTCCGCGACTAG
- a CDS encoding S9 family peptidase has translation MRLRLPFLLAAIVCLPLASQDAPRSITVADLHQFRDVGDPQLSPDGEWVAYTVGTTRLEADDRSSDLWMTSWDGRTTLRLTTTAKESEHTPRWSPDGRYLAFLSGRGDDEGADQLWLLPRAGGEAERVSEIKAGISDYAWSPAGDRLVVVIEDGDSVETSRLFPDTVTPPQEPPAPADSAPPKTKPPLVIDRYYFKEDYSGYVRRKRSHLYLFTLADRRLEQLTFGPYNELAPSWSPDGRYLAFSSKRGADPDRGNNYDVWIIQADRGAVPRQLTTYTGPDGDPDRDRPIAWSPDGHRLAYIQGGPDSLIYYAGPNLAVLPWGGSAQPTLLTSKLDRHVNRPTWSADGTSLYFLLEDDRSVYLARMPAAGGAVERLAGQGATVYDYTLGKSGRIAVLVDQPSRPAEVYALENGALRPLSHQNDSLLATLRLAPVEDISVKSPDGTVVNGFLIRPIGYQQGIRYPTILTIHGGPVGQYQREFDFYWQLLAAEGYAVVAMNPRGSSGRGEKFSLAIWADWGNKDAKDVLAGVDHAVRVGVADPDRLGIGGWSYGGILTDQVISQDQRFKAATSGAGMGNAFAGYGTDMYIREWTAEVGTPWKNTATYLKLSSPFLHADRIKTPTLFLCGERDFNVPLLNSEQMYQALRSLGVPTQLIIYPGQFHGISKPSYQQHRYEAYLAWYAEYITKP, from the coding sequence ATGCGACTCCGCCTGCCGTTCCTGCTGGCCGCCATCGTCTGCCTTCCGCTCGCCAGCCAGGATGCCCCGCGCTCCATCACGGTGGCCGACCTGCACCAGTTCCGCGACGTGGGGGATCCCCAGCTCTCGCCCGACGGTGAGTGGGTGGCCTATACCGTCGGCACCACCCGGCTCGAGGCCGACGACCGCTCCAGCGACCTCTGGATGACGAGCTGGGACGGGCGGACCACCCTGCGCCTGACCACCACCGCCAAGGAGAGCGAGCACACGCCGCGGTGGAGTCCCGACGGGCGCTACCTGGCCTTCCTCAGCGGCCGCGGCGATGACGAGGGCGCCGACCAGCTCTGGCTGCTGCCCCGCGCCGGCGGCGAGGCCGAGCGGGTCTCGGAGATCAAGGCGGGCATCTCGGACTACGCCTGGTCCCCCGCGGGTGACCGGCTGGTGGTGGTCATCGAGGACGGCGATTCGGTGGAGACCTCGCGGCTCTTCCCCGATACCGTCACTCCGCCGCAGGAGCCGCCGGCGCCCGCCGATTCCGCCCCCCCGAAGACCAAGCCGCCGCTGGTGATCGACCGGTACTACTTCAAGGAAGACTACAGCGGGTACGTGCGCCGCAAGCGGTCGCACCTCTACCTGTTTACCCTGGCCGACCGGCGGCTGGAGCAGCTCACCTTCGGGCCGTACAACGAGCTGGCGCCCTCCTGGTCGCCGGATGGCCGCTACCTGGCCTTTTCGAGCAAGCGCGGCGCCGACCCCGACCGCGGCAACAACTACGACGTGTGGATCATCCAGGCCGACCGGGGCGCGGTGCCGCGGCAGCTGACCACCTACACCGGCCCGGACGGCGACCCGGACCGTGATCGTCCGATCGCCTGGAGCCCCGACGGGCATCGCCTGGCGTACATCCAGGGCGGCCCCGACTCGCTGATCTACTACGCAGGGCCGAACCTGGCCGTGCTGCCGTGGGGCGGGTCGGCGCAGCCGACCCTGCTGACCTCGAAGCTCGACCGCCACGTCAACCGCCCCACGTGGTCGGCCGACGGGACGTCGCTGTACTTCCTGCTCGAGGACGACCGCTCCGTCTACCTGGCGCGGATGCCGGCGGCCGGCGGCGCGGTGGAACGCCTGGCGGGGCAGGGCGCGACGGTCTACGACTATACCCTGGGGAAGTCGGGCCGGATCGCGGTGCTGGTGGACCAGCCGTCCCGGCCGGCCGAGGTCTACGCGCTCGAGAATGGGGCGCTGCGGCCGCTCAGCCACCAGAACGACTCCCTCCTCGCCACCCTCCGCCTGGCGCCGGTGGAGGACATCTCGGTGAAGAGCCCCGATGGCACCGTGGTGAACGGCTTCCTGATCCGGCCCATCGGCTACCAGCAGGGCATCCGCTACCCGACCATCCTCACCATCCACGGTGGCCCGGTGGGACAGTACCAGCGGGAGTTCGACTTCTACTGGCAGCTGCTGGCGGCGGAGGGCTACGCCGTGGTGGCGATGAACCCGCGCGGCAGCTCGGGTCGGGGCGAGAAGTTCTCGCTGGCCATCTGGGCCGACTGGGGCAACAAGGACGCGAAGGACGTGCTCGCGGGGGTGGACCACGCGGTGCGTGTCGGGGTGGCCGATCCTGACCGCCTGGGCATCGGCGGCTGGAGCTACGGCGGCATCCTCACCGACCAGGTGATCAGCCAGGACCAGCGCTTCAAGGCCGCCACGAGCGGGGCGGGGATGGGCAACGCCTTTGCCGGCTACGGCACGGACATGTACATCCGCGAGTGGACGGCCGAGGTCGGGACGCCGTGGAAGAACACCGCCACGTACCTCAAGCTGTCCTCGCCGTTCCTCCACGCCGACCGCATCAAGACCCCGACGCTGTTCCTCTGCGGCGAGCGGGACTTCAACGTGCCGCTGCTCAACTCGGAGCAGATGTACCAGGCGCTCCGCAGCCTCGGCGTCCCGACGCAGCTGATCATCTACCCCGGCCAGTTCCACGGCATCAGCAAGCCGAGCTACCAGCAGCACCGCTATGAGGCGTACCTGGCGTGGTACGCGGAGTACATCACCAAGCCGTAG
- a CDS encoding aromatic ring-hydroxylating dioxygenase subunit alpha, with the protein MALEPTLDREYYLSPDRFRQERERIFSREWMCVGREEEVPEAGDYLLLDLAGERLLLVRDRDGQLHVHYNVCRHRGSELVLGVDPKPQAGSAARPSGTFASGIKCPYHAWTYQLDGSLRTAPFLEDGDGFCREDLPLFGAAVESWGGFVFVRLEDAPAPGAPVPGSLREQLGGAVERVRRYPLAELRIARRIVYEVAANWKVILENYNECYHCGPVHPELCRVVPAFKQKGGADLDWDRGVPHREGAWTFTMSGTTSRRPFPGLNDDELIRHKGELLYPNFMLSLAAEHAAAFTLWPHEAGRTTVICDFLFHPDEMARPAFDPMDAVEFWDITNRQDWVICESVQRGMGSRKFTRGFYAPMESLSLDIRNYLTDRLPPVGDGPPSAQP; encoded by the coding sequence ATGGCTCTGGAACCCACCCTCGATCGGGAGTATTATCTCTCGCCTGACAGGTTCCGCCAGGAACGGGAACGCATCTTTTCCCGGGAGTGGATGTGCGTGGGGCGGGAAGAGGAGGTGCCGGAGGCCGGCGACTACCTCCTCCTGGACCTGGCGGGGGAGCGGCTGCTCCTGGTGCGGGACCGGGACGGCCAGCTGCACGTGCACTACAACGTCTGCCGGCACCGGGGATCGGAGCTGGTGCTTGGGGTGGACCCGAAGCCGCAGGCCGGGAGCGCGGCCCGCCCCAGCGGGACCTTCGCCTCGGGCATCAAGTGCCCGTACCACGCCTGGACCTACCAGCTCGATGGCAGCCTGCGCACGGCGCCCTTCCTCGAGGACGGGGACGGCTTCTGCCGGGAGGACCTGCCCCTCTTCGGGGCGGCGGTAGAGAGCTGGGGCGGGTTCGTGTTTGTCCGGCTGGAGGACGCGCCGGCACCCGGCGCGCCGGTCCCGGGATCGCTGCGGGAGCAGCTGGGCGGGGCGGTGGAGCGGGTGCGCCGGTACCCGCTCGCAGAGCTGCGGATCGCCAGGCGGATCGTCTACGAGGTCGCCGCCAACTGGAAGGTCATCCTCGAGAATTACAACGAGTGCTACCACTGCGGCCCGGTGCACCCGGAACTCTGCCGGGTGGTGCCCGCGTTCAAGCAGAAGGGCGGCGCGGACCTGGACTGGGACCGGGGGGTGCCGCACCGGGAAGGGGCCTGGACCTTTACGATGAGCGGCACCACCAGCCGCCGTCCGTTCCCGGGCCTCAACGACGACGAGCTGATCCGGCACAAGGGCGAGCTGCTGTACCCGAACTTCATGCTCTCACTAGCCGCCGAGCACGCGGCGGCGTTCACCCTGTGGCCGCACGAGGCGGGCCGCACCACGGTGATCTGCGACTTCCTGTTCCACCCGGACGAGATGGCCCGTCCGGCGTTCGACCCGATGGATGCGGTGGAGTTCTGGGACATCACCAACCGGCAGGACTGGGTGATCTGCGAGAGCGTGCAGCGGGGCATGGGCAGCCGGAAGTTCACCCGGGGGTTCTACGCCCCGATGGAAAGCCTGAGCCTGGATATCCGGAACTACCTGACCGACCGCCTGCCGCCCGTGGGCGATGGACCGCCCTCGGCGCAACCTTAA
- a CDS encoding RagB/SusD family nutrient uptake outer membrane protein has product MFKRSLFALLAILATGACNSLLDTSPPDQLSDDKTIKTPAGARAALAGAYNALQSGYYYGGTFTHFGDLYGDNANHTGTFTSYQEAAQHTFFADNSDVTGMWNAIYEAVKRTNVLIEKVPNVPGFDPVEQDQILGEAYFLRALSYHNLVKYYGGVPLRLQPITDPDAAANLARATVPEVYAQIIADLTEAETRMSNTTSPTSHATVGAAKALLARVYFYDGNYAQALAKAQEVEALGYALAPNYADLFNTDAASTPENVFTLTFNLNQFSLLGYYWLSDLLNAGAGRFEMGPTQSLIDAYDTLSTDTRLPWNIQPDPSGGGWVEGTQGGGSYGTKFPSPSGDEDFHVIRFAEVLLIKAESFAEQGSLDSAVANYNQILARAGLDTDTLGVDINTQQEILDRIDVQRRLEFAEEGDRFPDLVRSGRAQAVLGIAAFRELFPIPQSEIQVAPNVTQNPGY; this is encoded by the coding sequence ATGTTCAAGCGCTCCCTGTTCGCGCTCCTCGCCATCCTGGCGACCGGCGCCTGCAACAGCCTGCTCGACACCAGCCCGCCCGACCAGCTGTCGGACGACAAGACCATCAAGACCCCGGCCGGCGCCCGGGCCGCCCTCGCGGGCGCCTACAATGCGCTGCAGAGCGGGTACTACTACGGCGGCACCTTCACCCACTTCGGCGACCTCTACGGCGACAACGCCAACCATACCGGCACCTTCACCAGCTACCAGGAGGCGGCGCAGCACACGTTCTTCGCCGACAACTCCGACGTGACCGGCATGTGGAACGCCATCTACGAGGCCGTGAAGCGGACCAACGTGCTGATCGAGAAGGTGCCCAACGTCCCCGGCTTCGACCCGGTGGAACAGGACCAGATCCTGGGCGAGGCGTACTTCCTCCGCGCCCTGAGCTACCATAACCTGGTCAAGTACTACGGCGGCGTCCCGCTGCGGCTGCAGCCGATCACCGATCCCGACGCGGCGGCCAATCTGGCCCGCGCCACGGTGCCCGAGGTCTACGCCCAGATCATCGCGGACCTGACCGAGGCCGAGACGCGGATGAGCAACACCACGTCGCCGACCAGCCATGCCACGGTGGGCGCGGCCAAGGCGCTGCTGGCGCGGGTGTACTTCTACGACGGCAACTACGCCCAGGCCCTGGCCAAGGCGCAGGAGGTCGAGGCCCTCGGCTACGCCCTCGCGCCGAACTACGCCGACCTGTTCAACACCGACGCGGCGTCCACGCCGGAGAACGTCTTCACCCTGACGTTCAACCTCAACCAGTTCAGCCTGCTCGGGTACTACTGGCTCTCCGACCTGCTCAACGCCGGCGCGGGCCGGTTCGAGATGGGCCCGACCCAATCACTCATCGACGCCTACGACACCCTGTCCACCGACACCCGGCTGCCGTGGAACATCCAGCCCGACCCCTCGGGCGGCGGCTGGGTCGAGGGCACGCAGGGCGGTGGCTCCTACGGCACCAAGTTCCCCTCCCCCAGCGGTGACGAGGACTTCCACGTCATCCGCTTCGCGGAGGTGCTGCTGATCAAGGCCGAGTCGTTTGCCGAGCAGGGCTCGCTCGACAGCGCCGTGGCCAACTACAACCAGATCCTGGCGCGGGCCGGCCTCGACACCGACACGCTCGGGGTGGACATCAACACCCAGCAGGAGATCCTCGACCGGATCGACGTGCAGCGCCGGCTCGAGTTTGCGGAAGAGGGCGACCGCTTCCCCGACCTGGTGCGCAGCGGCCGCGCCCAGGCCGTCCTCGGCATCGCCGCCTTCCGGGAGCTGTTCCCGATCCCGCAGTCGGAGATCCAGGTGGCGCCGAACGTGACCCAGAACCCGGGCTACTAG
- a CDS encoding cupin domain-containing protein, with protein sequence MNPFHLTLAQALSRMPGPYGDHYAIMLERGTLEVGLYTPKVTDPQTPHTRDELYVVMRGSGWFRNGPDRVAFGPGDVLFVPAHREHRFEEFTEDLAVWVMFYGPAGGEIGQGLKAP encoded by the coding sequence ATGAACCCGTTTCACCTGACCCTGGCCCAGGCCCTCTCCCGGATGCCCGGGCCCTATGGCGACCACTACGCCATCATGCTGGAGCGAGGCACCCTCGAGGTGGGCCTGTACACGCCCAAGGTGACCGACCCCCAGACGCCGCACACCCGCGACGAGCTCTACGTGGTGATGCGGGGAAGCGGCTGGTTCCGCAACGGCCCCGACCGGGTGGCCTTCGGGCCGGGCGACGTGCTCTTCGTGCCGGCACACCGGGAGCACCGCTTCGAGGAATTCACCGAGGACCTGGCGGTCTGGGTCATGTTCTACGGTCCGGCGGGCGGGGAGATCGGGCAGGGGCTCAAGGCGCCATGA
- the msrA gene encoding peptide-methionine (S)-S-oxide reductase MsrA — protein MATALATLAGGCFWCLEAAFQPLRGVERVQSGYSGGHVPNPSYRAVCEGDTGHAEVVQLTFDPAQIAYRDLLTVFFTIHDPTSLNRQGADEGTQYRSAIFCHDAGQAQAAREVIVELTAAGIYDDPIVTEVVPLTAFYPADASHDDYYRRNPNQPYCRAVVAPKVAKVRARFLELLRKE, from the coding sequence ATGGCCACCGCGCTCGCCACCCTGGCCGGGGGCTGCTTCTGGTGCCTGGAGGCAGCCTTCCAGCCGCTGCGCGGGGTGGAGCGGGTCCAGTCGGGGTACAGCGGCGGCCACGTCCCCAACCCGAGCTACCGCGCGGTCTGCGAGGGTGACACCGGCCACGCCGAGGTGGTCCAGCTGACCTTCGACCCGGCCCAGATCGCCTACCGTGACCTGCTGACGGTCTTCTTCACCATCCATGACCCCACCAGCCTCAACCGGCAGGGCGCCGACGAGGGCACCCAGTACCGCTCCGCCATCTTCTGCCACGATGCCGGCCAGGCGCAGGCGGCCCGGGAGGTGATCGTGGAGCTGACCGCCGCGGGGATCTACGACGACCCGATCGTCACCGAGGTGGTGCCCCTCACGGCGTTCTATCCCGCCGACGCCTCCCACGACGACTACTACCGCCGCAACCCCAACCAGCCGTACTGCCGGGCGGTGGTGGCGCCCAAGGTGGCCAAGGTGCGCGCCCGGTTCCTGGAGCTGCTCCGCAAGGAGTAG
- a CDS encoding NAD(P)/FAD-dependent oxidoreductase has translation MQRSAIPMLGKVGLPAPLADLARRRWDAIIVGGGHNGLTCAFYLARAGRRVLVLESRERIGGACTLEETWPGYRVSPCAYVVGLLHHRVIEELRLPARGYEWTPAMGGYFVPFEDGSSIQLWDDEAKAEAELRAFSPRDVRGRHEMHGLMKKIVYALRPMDDGDTWLHRAPSRAEIEARLGHDPDAIGLLFEWSMAELMDRFLVDERMKMAYMGQGVVGSAASPFDPGTASLYYHHFCGRLDGGEPGGWGYVKGGMGMVSFLIHDAAVEAGAVVAAGARVARIVPGEGVELAGGERIQAPVVVSNADPVATLGLLGAAADAGWKARVEAVPMQSATVKFNAALRELPDFTARPGTRMPHHLATINTPITREEWRTGHAAAMAGRLPARVWTEIYLQTAYDPTVAPPGQHLMSVFSQYVPHTFAQGTWDDHRQAAGEVVLGSIARFCSNLPDAVIASETLGPPDVESRLGLTGGQIFQGECLPQYMWQGRLTYRTPMPGVYLCGACTWPGGSVIGINGRNAAYEVLGLLD, from the coding sequence ATGCAGCGTTCCGCCATCCCCATGCTCGGCAAGGTCGGATTGCCCGCACCGCTCGCCGACCTCGCCCGCCGCCGCTGGGACGCGATCATCGTGGGCGGGGGCCACAACGGCCTCACCTGCGCCTTCTACCTGGCCCGCGCCGGCCGGCGCGTGCTGGTGCTCGAGTCGCGGGAGCGGATCGGCGGGGCCTGCACCCTCGAGGAGACCTGGCCGGGCTACCGGGTCTCGCCCTGCGCCTACGTGGTGGGACTGCTGCACCACCGGGTGATCGAGGAGCTGCGACTCCCCGCGCGGGGGTACGAATGGACGCCCGCGATGGGCGGATACTTCGTCCCGTTCGAGGACGGCTCCAGCATCCAGCTGTGGGACGACGAGGCGAAGGCGGAGGCGGAGCTGCGCGCCTTCTCTCCGCGTGACGTCCGGGGCCGGCACGAGATGCACGGGCTGATGAAGAAGATCGTGTATGCCCTCCGCCCGATGGACGACGGCGACACTTGGCTGCACCGCGCCCCCTCCCGGGCCGAGATCGAGGCCCGGCTGGGCCACGACCCGGACGCGATCGGCCTCCTGTTCGAGTGGTCCATGGCGGAGCTGATGGACCGCTTCCTGGTGGACGAGCGGATGAAGATGGCCTACATGGGCCAGGGCGTGGTGGGCTCCGCCGCCAGCCCCTTCGATCCGGGGACGGCCTCCCTCTACTACCATCACTTCTGCGGCCGCCTGGACGGCGGGGAGCCCGGCGGCTGGGGCTACGTCAAGGGCGGGATGGGGATGGTGTCGTTCCTGATCCACGACGCTGCGGTGGAGGCGGGCGCGGTGGTGGCCGCGGGGGCTCGGGTGGCGCGAATCGTTCCCGGCGAGGGGGTGGAGCTGGCGGGCGGGGAGCGGATCCAGGCGCCGGTGGTGGTGAGCAACGCCGATCCCGTGGCCACGCTCGGGCTGCTGGGCGCCGCCGCCGACGCCGGCTGGAAGGCGCGGGTGGAGGCGGTGCCCATGCAGAGCGCCACCGTCAAGTTCAACGCGGCCCTGCGCGAGCTGCCCGACTTCACCGCCCGGCCAGGCACCCGCATGCCGCACCACCTGGCCACCATCAACACGCCGATCACCCGCGAGGAGTGGCGCACGGGGCACGCGGCCGCCATGGCGGGACGCCTGCCCGCGCGGGTGTGGACCGAGATCTACCTGCAGACCGCCTACGACCCCACGGTGGCGCCGCCGGGCCAGCACCTGATGAGCGTGTTCTCGCAGTACGTGCCCCACACCTTTGCGCAGGGCACGTGGGACGACCATCGCCAGGCCGCGGGGGAGGTGGTGCTCGGGTCCATCGCGCGGTTCTGCAGCAACCTCCCCGACGCCGTGATCGCCAGCGAGACCCTCGGCCCGCCTGACGTCGAGTCGCGGCTGGGCCTGACCGGGGGGCAGATCTTCCAGGGCGAGTGCCTTCCCCAGTACATGTGGCAGGGCCGGCTCACCTATCGCACCCCGATGCCGGGCGTCTACCTCTGCGGCGCCTGCACCTGGCCCGGCGGGAGCGTGATCGGCATCAACGGCCGCAACGCGGCGTACGAAGTGCTGGGGCTGCTGGACTAG
- a CDS encoding heme-binding protein, with amino-acid sequence MLPIHTTSALSLEGARQLADAAIASALARQATIAVAVVNPAGGLLLFQIMDGTQPGSEDIAILKARSAARMRRSTKVLEDSLAAGRTGFLSLPGMLLLEGGVLVRVGGQIVGALGISGMTSVQDGEVAAAALAAVGATG; translated from the coding sequence ATGCTCCCCATCCACACCACCAGCGCCCTCTCGCTCGAGGGCGCGCGGCAGCTTGCCGACGCCGCCATCGCGTCGGCCCTCGCCCGGCAGGCCACCATCGCCGTGGCGGTGGTGAACCCCGCCGGCGGCCTCCTCCTGTTCCAGATCATGGACGGCACCCAGCCGGGCAGCGAGGACATCGCCATCCTCAAGGCCCGGAGCGCCGCGCGGATGCGCCGCTCCACCAAGGTGCTCGAGGACAGCCTGGCGGCCGGCCGCACCGGGTTCCTCTCCCTCCCCGGCATGCTGCTGCTCGAGGGGGGCGTCCTGGTCCGGGTGGGGGGCCAGATCGTCGGCGCGCTGGGCATCAGCGGGATGACGTCGGTGCAGGACGGCGAGGTGGCGGCCGCGGCGCTGGCGGCGGTCGGGGCCACCGGCTGA